In Cotesia glomerata isolate CgM1 linkage group LG1, MPM_Cglom_v2.3, whole genome shotgun sequence, one genomic interval encodes:
- the LOC123275371 gene encoding uncharacterized protein LOC123275371 isoform X1 produces MSHPQSAQGNNNLPQGDCSACCSNEINTHQVHQAQNPVNTNMPIIPTMVPSQLMQYPVAQQPPNIPPPVQGQPLALYAYPTIMLQPNYGYQPASHFLTGNPPNIPASNPINTVPNVPQSLHYNQPETVAQAPPNPIPPPVIPKNTVPCKKKSRPHALTSIVNPQTGENVAKSIYQEVEAESYSESTYSEYLQIGAEYASDVSREETPTPESEPITPESSPSVKHTQPKSPSVNPKSPPKNYQSSTQPQPQYTFAPNNAQTTVIQSRIQPNSSHQHSAPQSSQHSISTCDQSCNQYYDSYQHYPQPVAVNPQYQAPPVNILNQIPQNYPQQVVSNVPYNQNAQWINQQSSYAGSHQQHYSQVNYQQPISAQPQNYPMSDQVYNRNNQAYGMAVNTHGRSSTGHQRLPEAYPRRTATNYQHDLTAYSRESSHARNQLYNLPVHVNHQHSAYRNTQQMVQESSQTAIVYHQTPAPPNNCDQTALISSQQYVSATHTQQTVTATSPQVVISHTNQQTYPANSQQNILHNYYRGAAPNIPAQQILPQYRLTGQEQLPQDSRKPIPSPQSSVNTNQNLPAPNYPPQQANYQLVPIPVQDNQRTNQQPSCSLPESNYQAPINQINQYQSTRKYHHNQNRRNEGYSKSKNNSNQRTFSGQSYSGDKPPAAMSSTPQTTILKHSAAPEVEPNPVKVQSKSYVTFQDNTRPENIHSHNASTSYAASRSFHRNMGRMSQYPQPPLRPPRPSNPQYQSYSRGPHAQSLPAYNSGPRECNSVNTGTIYKQSGNLNVSFALTNKPVSPTTHQDAPRTILGRPEQGSDQQIKKMRQSLSPNFTYDSEVQKSLENTAINPPERLAQNDQQQQQQQQQQQQSFNLKQWLDSSETSVATSSGSLKNDSTLIIQPSEKEKSLPEPVVEKTNERPVNINVPDAPQTSKSSTPVAINQQEVKQNQPEKIPSLSSLDTAGSIKIISSGSTTKNEPKETKGDSSSSSTSKEIKKDSQISVKSKDLSVDSQKSESQSKLSYSSILAASGSKTAPTPAWNDLVTYKKVENKDTGTIPKTSKPLDGQSNFNREQQTLKNTEDKLKKSKSKSKKKNRYKYSDSEWSGCHENDFTTERRENYVETPMESKQELNEKSLSSLSNTSTKSQPVSSNKLQEPVVESKQFELDKKSSSSPNNLKETRPVSVTGLQKETVELKQVESDKKSSSSSSPNNLKETRPGFSTGQKQTVELIQVESDEKSSASTSKETRPVSSTEIKEQTEESKTSKVNKPPSISSGTPNKIRVVPLSDLQEQPKNSKQLKAEKKSASGSKKNRAGPWRESQEKSVDSIVQELDQKPSTSSNTSKKIKILSASEIKKQIALSEAEQLALNLEPLSLFRDFGKKKKTSNQEAVELDQTRLHELEVQLQRIRSYSPSPPPPSSSNTTAQLIPSSELQKQASEDPEKEEKREILEEFLEDPLNDALKDTIFPQDHQIFQVLVDQNKEIVIDEVYDVYTKKGMSKFRAEVDEKSQMSDPQLIKSFFLQKFTFLSPSQIDNLDTVKESAEIVSEVVITPKITADKNESDVKYYNKDVTITSKIVLDDPGFKICTEESTADKSEEISQLEFQKNEKNLLDHLECNPETPIHIIPEYNIEKNIESKPKVEDNVEESEVKPPEETLSSNSCSIKIIQYSREFLIRLRNSPYSKIRPSNLPDMEVINHKSNYEINYSTPVNLRAFPEPSFKVPEYFNPFSFRQFSSKTILPSRANTPEIKVKSSEPPMIYFKLSQPEDVALRKIKNAWKPSFTKNNSSEAGDRENSESVYKKVRSVLNKLTPEKFAKLVGQIKDIEIENEEALQKIIDLVFNKAIAEPNFAVGYASMCNELSHLKIRNSNMNDKKNFRQFLIDRCQAEFEKAAFDEAIKQQKLEEIKRCTDPEEKKKLQLSLEEYDYQIRKRSVGIVKFIGELFKNKMLTQNIMQKCMSQLLSTPDEERLECLCKLLTTIGKLFEEKISLEIYIKQLKNLAKQNTEYKISSRIRFMIQDVVELRLNNWVSRRSDSNPTTMDQLQRDVEQEERKNRNDRTPYQNRQQNDRITPQSTSRNEDLFTPKETYSNRQRGYLNSGRRNSRASSRPESERRSPSKPRTGINLSIKPQLEDTNVLGNRNAYIWNKTPAMHTPTETYNPYSLLDTPNLTVDRDRLSVNITGTRSAGPKEYRSNSSWRGRSSYSSTHSQSSSLKRESLSIKTISPSIQSTKNLFQPEFKSQSSLPFVSSSKSSSNSSNVSNKLQKTGREEEAKDYSKVFNDILDCCYNSTDAAFIKDIEDVLNELETSAFARFLQETTLRVFEDSCSKVLTRYSLMLSHMIKIKFISFLLFQTEYQKLLETVDDMILDIPHCLTHISQLLLEMLISGLHPFAELKQTLSSLKNKEHRRKILGELLSLLRNSQGSEWLVDKWSKSELLWTDFVDLNGEQLDGFINMYKLDCLVDVCNNPERIISSTELSLTEIQNHLVGVLSIDDFDNVVSWISVNVGARSKHPQFVRNLVTSILRISIEQNGESWKLNEEMFNKLLKYIQRYVDANFQLELQCLYAIQAYIHELQHPQGVLARIVSILCTESIIADETFLAWRESTEETEVQGRGTVISALRSFFENLSLLLESDKLGDKT; encoded by the exons TCCACCGAATATTCCTGCGAGTAATCCAATTAATACGGTGCCTAATGTTCCCCAATCACTCCATTATAATCAACCAG AAACAGTTGCACAAGCACCGCCGAACCCGATACCACCTCcggtaattccaaaaaatacagtaccatgtaaaaaaaaatctagaccACATGCGCTAACCAGCATAGTCAATCCACAAACGGGAGAGAATGTAGCAAAATCCATTTATCAAGAAGTGGAGGCTGAAAGTTATAGTGAATCTACGTACTCAGag tATTTACAGATAGGTGCTGAATATGCATCGGACGTAAGTAGAGAAGAAACTCCTACGCCAGAATCCGAGCCAATCACGCCGGAGTCATCTCCATCAGTTAAGCATACACAGCCAAAGTCACCGAGTGTCAATCCGAAGAGTCCACCGAAAAACTATCAATCAAGTACACAACCTCAGCCTCAGTATACATTCGCACCAAATAATGCTCAAACGACTGTTATTCAGAGTAGAATCCAGCCCAATTCTAGTCATCAACACAGTGCTCCGCAGAGTAGTCAGCATTCAATTTCTACCTGCGATCAATCGTGCAACCAATACTATGACAGTTATCAACACTATCCACAGCCCGTAGCTGTTAATCCTCAATATCAAGCCCCCCCTGTTAATATTCTCAATCAAATTCCACAAAATTATCCCCAGCAAGTAGTTTCTAATGTTCCGTACAATCAAAATGCCCAGTGGATTAACCAACAGAGTAGTTATGCTGGCAGCCACCAGCAACATTATTCACAAGTTAACTATCAACAACCTATCAGTGCTCAACCTCAAAATTACCCCATGAGTGATCAAGTTTATAACAGAAATAATCAAGCATACGGAATGGCGGTGAATACTCACGGACGGAGTTCTACAGGTCATCAGCGATTGCCTGAAGCGTACCCACGACGTACTGCCACCAATTATCAACACGATTTAACAGCATACAGTCGAGAGTCTAGTCATGCACGTAATCAACTGTACAATTTACCAGTACACGTTAATCATCAACATTCTGCTTATAGAAACACTCAACAGATGGTTCAAGAAAGCAGCCAAACTGCAATTGTTTATCACCAAACACCAGCTCCACCTAACAATTGTGATCAAACTGCTTTAATATCTAGTCAGCAATATGTTTCAGCAACTCACACTCAACAGACTGTTACTGCAACATCACCTCAAGTTGTTATTTCACATACTAATCAGCAAACTTATCCTGCTAATTCTCAGCAAAATATTCTACACAATTATTATCGAGGAGCTGCGCCGAATATTCCAGCTCAGCAGATTCTACCTCAATATAGATTAACTGGTCAAGAACAACTTCCACAGGACAGTAGAAAACCTATTCCTTCTCCACAAAGTTCTGTGAATACAAATCAGAATCTTCCTGCACCTAACTATCCTCCTCAACAAGCAAACTATCAACTTGTTCCTATCCCTGTGCAAGACAATCAAAGAACTAATCAACAACCTAGTTGCAGTCTTCCTGAAAGCAATTATCAAGCTCCAATAAATCAGATAAATCAATACCAAAGCACCAGAAAGTATCATCACAACCAAAATAGGCGAAACGAAGGTTATTCCAAGtcgaaaaataattctaaccaGAGAACATTTTCAGGGCAAAGTTATAGTGGAGATAAACCACCTGCGGCGATGAGCTCGACACCTCAAACTACAATATTAAAGCATTCTGCAGCACCTGAAGTAGAACCGAATCCTGTAAAAGTTCAATCCAAATCATATGTGACGTTTCAAGATAATACTAGGCCAGAGAATATTCATTCACATAACGCTAGTACGTCGTACGCTGCTTCGAGATCTTTTCATCGAAATATGGGGAGAATGTCACAGTATCCGCAACCTCCACTAAGACCACCTAGGCCTTCTAACCCACAATATCAATCTTACTCAAGAGGTCCTCATGCGCAGAGCTTACCGGCTTATAATTCAGGGCCTAGAGAGTGCAATTCTGTGAACACTGGGACTATTTACAAACAATCTGGTAACTTGAATGTCTCTTTTGCATTAACTAACAAGCCTGTATCACCAACAACACATCAGGATGCTCCGAGAACTATTTTAGGACGACCTGAGCAAGGTTCAGATCAGCAAATTAAAAAGATGCGGCAGTCTTTATCACCAAATTTTACATACGATTCAGAAGTTcaaaaaagtttagaaaacACTGCTATAAATCCGCCAGAAAGATTAGCACAAAATgatcaacaacaacaacaac aacaacaacaacaacaacaaagcTTCAATTTAAAACAGTGGTTGGATTCGTCGGAAACTTCTGTAGCAACCAGCTCTGGGTCACTTAAAAATGACTCGACTCTCATCATTCAGCCCAGTGAAAAAGAGAAATCTTTACCAGAACCGGTAGTGGAAAAAACTAATGAACGTCCGGTGAATATTAATGTTCCAGATGCACCTCAAACTTCAAAATCTTCAACACCAGTTGCAATTAATCAGCAAGAAGTTAAACAGAACCAACCTGAAAAAATACCATCTTTAAGTTCTCTTGATACTGCTGGCTCAATAAAGATTATTTCAAGTGGTTCTACTACTAAAAATGAACCTAAAGAGACTAAAGGAGATTCTTCAAGTAGTTCTACTTCTAAagagattaaaaaagattcacaaATAAGTGTAAAATCTAAAGATTTATCGGTAGATTCTCAAAAATCCGAAAGTCAATCTAAATTAAGCTATTCATCAATTCTTGCGGCAAGTGGGAGTAAAACTGCACCAACTCCAGCATggaatgatttagtaacataTAAAAAAGTTGAGAACAAAGATACTGGTACAATTCCAAAGACGTCAAAGCCTCTAGACGGTCAAAGTAACTTTAATCGAGAGCAACAAACTCTGAAGAACACCGAGGATAAACTTAAAAAGTCTAAaa gtaagAGTAAAAAGAAGAACAGATATAAATATTCAGATTCTGAATGGTCTGGTTGCCATGAAAATGATTTTACTACGGAGAGACGTGAAAATTATGTAGAAACGCCGATGGAATCAAAACAAGAGTTGAATGAGAAATCACTATCATCATTATCAAATACTTCAACAAAATCTCAGCCTGTATCTTCGAACAAACTTCAAGAACCAGTTGTGGAATCAAAACAGTTTGAGttggataaaaaatcatcatcatcaccaaataatttgaaagaaaCTCGACCAGTATCTGTGACTGGGCTTCAAAAAGAAACTGTGGAATTAAAACAGGTTGAGTCAGACAaaaaatcatcatcatcatcatcaccaaataatttgaaagaaaCTAGACCAGGATTCTCGACCGGACAAAAACAAACTGTGGAATTAATACAGGTAGAGTCAGATGAAAAATCATCAGCAAGTACGTCGAAAGAAACTAGACCAGTATCTTCGACCGAAATTAAAGAACAAACTGAAGAATCAAAAACGTCGAAGGTGAATAAACCACCATCAATATC ATCAGGTACTCCAAATAAAATTCGAGTAGTGCCTTTGAGTGATCTTCAAGAACAACCTAAGAATTCAAAGCAGTTGAaggcagaaaaaaaatcagcgagtggttcaaaaaaaaatcgagcTGGGCCTTGGAGAGAATCTCAAGAAAAATCTGTGGATTCAATAGTTCAGGAGTTGGATCAAAAACCATCGACGTCGTCTaatacttcaaaaaaaattaaaatattatctgcgtctgaaattaaaaaacaaattgcgCTGTCGGAAGCAGAACAGTTAGCGTTAAATCTAGAACCATTATCATTATTCAGAGActttggcaaaaaaaaaaaaacctcaaATCAAGAAGCAGTAGAATTAGACCAAACAAGATTACATGAGTTGGAGGTACAATTACAGAGGATACGATCATACTCACcatcaccaccaccaccatcaTCATCGAATACGACAGCTCAATTGATACCTTCGAGCGAACTTCAAAAACAAGCTTCGGAAGATCccgaaaaagaagaaaaaagggAGATTTTAGAAGAGTTTCTAGAAGATCCTTTAAACGATGCTTTAAAGGATACAATTTTTCCTCAGGATCATCAAATATTCCAAGTATTGGTGGatcaaaataaagaaatagtAATTGATGAAGTGTACGATGTATATACTAAAAAGGGGATGAGTAAATTTAGAGCTGAAGTCGATGAAAAGTCACAAATGAGTGACCCACAGCTCATAAAATCTTTCTTCTTGCAAAAATTTACATTCCTAAGTCCCAGTCAAATTGACAATCTTGACACCGTTAAAGAATCAGCAGAAATAGTTTCAGAAGTTGTAATCACTCCTAAAATTACAGCTGACAAAAACGAGTCAGatgttaaatattataacAAAGATGTAACTATCACAAGTAAAATTGTTTTAGATGATCCAGGTTTCAAAATTTGTACTGAAGAGTCTACAGCTGATAAGAGTGAAGAAATTTCACAACTTGaatttcagaaaaatgaaaaaaatttacttgatcaCTTGGAATGTAATCCTGAAACCCCGATTCATATTATACCAGAGTATAATATTGAGAAGAATATAGAGAGTAAACCTAAGGTTGAAGATAATGTAGAAGAAAGTGAAGTGAAGCCACCAGAAGAAACACTTTCATCAAATTCatgttcaattaaaataatccaATACAGTCGTGAGTTTCTTATAAGACTTAGAAATTCTCCTTACAGTAAAATCCGGCCATCAAATTTACCTGACATGGAAGTTATCAATCATAAATCAAactatgaaataaattatagcactCCAGTAAATTTACGGGCTTTTCCAGAGCCATCATTTAAAGTTCCTGAATACTTTAATCCCTTTTCTTTTAggcaattttcttcaaaaacgATCTTACCTTCAAGAGCTAATACTCcagaaataaaagtaaagtccTCTGAACCACCaatgatatattttaaattgtcaCAGCCTGAAGATGTAGCGTtacgtaaaataaaaaatgcatggaagCCTTCTTTtacgaaaaataattcatcagaaGCAGGAGACCGAGAAAATTCAGAGTCGGTTTATAAAAAAGTCCGAAGCGTGTTAAATAAACTAACACCCGAAAAGTTTGCGAAACTTGTCGgacaaataaaagatataGAAATAGAAAACGAGGAGgcattacaaaaaattattgacttggTATTTAATAAGGCTATTGCTGAACCAAATTTTGCCGTAGGCTACGCTTCAATGTGTAACGAACTtagtcatttaaaaattcgtaATTCAAAtatgaatgataaaaaaaatttcaggcaATTTCTTATTGATCGGTGTCAAGCTGAATTTGAAAAAGCTGCTTTTGACGAAGCTATTAAACAACAAAAattagaagaaataaaacgGTGTACTGATCCTgaagagaagaaaaaattacaattaagtCTTGAAGAGTACGATTATCAGATCAGAAAAAGATCAGTTGggattgttaaatttattggggagttatttaaaaacaaaatgttGACTCAAAATATTATGCAAAAGTGTATGAGTCAACTTTTGAGCACTCCAGATGAAGAAAGATTGGAATGTTTGTGTAAATTGTTGACGACTATTGGGAAGTTATTTGAGGAAAAAATTAGTTtggaaatttatataaaacagttgaaaaatttagcgAAACAAAACACGGAGTATAAAATCAGCTCGAGAATCAGATTTATGATTCAAGATGTTGTTGAGTTGAGACTCAACAACTGGGTGTCTCGTCGTAGTGACTCTAATCCAACAACTATGGATCAATTGCAGAGAGATGTTGAACAGGAAGAGCGTAAAAACAGGAACGATCGTACACCTTATCAAAACCGTCAGCAAAATGATCGAATCACTCCTCAAAGTACTAGCCGCAATGAAGACCTTTTTACCCCAAAAGAGACTTACAGTAATAGGCAAAGAGGTTATTTGAACAGTGGAAGACGGAATAGTCGAGCTAGTTCAAGGCCTGAGAGTGAAAGACGCAGTCCGTCTAAGCCAAGAACTGGAATTAATTTGTCAATAAAACCTCAACTGGAAGATACTAATGTTCTGGGGAATAGAAACGCTTATATATGGAACAAAACGCCGGCAATGCACACGCCCACGGAGACTTACAACCCATACAGTTTGTTGGACACGCCTAACTTGACGGTGGATAGAGATAGACTGTCTGTTAATATTACGGGGACACGCTCGGCTGGTCCGAAAGAATATCGCAGTAATTCGTCTTGGAGAGGACGTTCTTCGTATAGTAGTACTCATAGTCAATCCAGCTCTTTAAAACGAGAATCGTTGTCAATAAAAACGATTTCGCCTAGCATACAaagtactaaaaatttatttcagccGGAGTTTAAGTCACAAAGTAGTCTGCCATTCGTATCTTCGTCTAAATCGAGCAGTAATAGCAGTAATGTTAGTAATAAGCTCCAAAAAACTGGAAGAGAAGAAGAGGCAAAAGATTATTCTAAAGTCTTTAATGATATTTTGGACTGCTGCTATAATTCTACTGATGCTGCATTCATTAaa gatatTGAAGATGTCTTAAATGAATTAGAAACTTCTGCATTTGCGCGCTTTCTCCAAGAAACAACTTTGAGAGTTTTTGAAGACTCCTGTTCAAAAGTTCTTACAAGATATTCATTAATGCTGTCTCATATGataaagattaaatttatttctttcttaTTGTTCCAAACAGA gtaccaaaaattacttgaaacAGTTGATGATATGATATTAGATATTCCTCACTGTTTGACCCATATTTCACAACTTCTATTAGAAATGTTGATATCTGGCCTTCACCCGTTTGCTGAATTGAAGCAAACGTTGTCTTctctgaaaaataaagaacATAGAAGAAAGATTTTGGGGGAattgttgtcgcttttgagAAATAGTCAAGGGTCCGAATGGTTAGTGGACAAATGGAGTAAAAGCGAATTACTGTGGACTGATTTTGTTGATCTCAACGGAGAACAGCTTGATggatttataaatatgtacaAGTTGGATTGTCTTGTGGATGTTTGTAATAATCCTGAAAGAATTATTTCATCGACAGAATTGAGTTTGACCGAAATTCAGAATCATTTAGTCGGGGTTTTATCAATAGATGATTTTGACAATGTTGTTTCTTGGATatct GTAAATGTTGGTGCGAGATCCAAACATCCTCAATTTGTAAGAAATCTTGTTACAtctattttaagaatttctattg aacaaaacGGAGAGTCGTGGAAACTAAATGAagaaatgtttaataaattattaaaatatatccaACGTTATGTAGatgcaaattttcaattggaGCTTCAATGTTTGTATGCGATTCAGGCATATATTCATGAACTACAGCATCCGCaag GAGTCCTAGCTCGTATCGTCAGTATTTTATGCACTGAATCAATCATAGCAGATGAGACATTTTTAGCGTGGCGAGAAAGTACAGAAGAAACCGAAGTTCAAGGTCGCGGAACTGTCATATCAGCCCTTCGGTCGTTTTTCGAGAATCTTTCGTTACTTCTAGAAAGCGATAAATTAGGCGATAAAACTTGA